The Solibacillus sp. FSL W7-1464 genome contains a region encoding:
- the pstA gene encoding phosphate ABC transporter permease PstA → MRQFKDNMFRGLLWGSAFVSVAVLVVIVGYIFYKGFSYISFDFIFGDYSPTGGGGIFPMIVTTILTIVISLLIATPIGILAAVYLHEYAKQGRLVRIIRYATESLTGIPSIIYGLFGAVFFVAILKLGMSIIAASLTLTIIVLPVIIRTTEEALKTVPATYREGSLALGTTKLQTLIKVILPSAMPGILSGIILSIGRIVGESAAIFLTAGTVAAMPSSIFSSARTLTVHSYLVTQEAGDIGLAAAIGIVLIVIILVLNLTATYISKKLNKADY, encoded by the coding sequence ATGCGACAATTTAAAGATAATATGTTTCGCGGCTTGCTTTGGGGTTCCGCATTCGTATCAGTAGCCGTATTAGTTGTAATCGTTGGCTATATTTTCTATAAGGGTTTTTCATATATCAGTTTTGATTTTATATTCGGTGATTATTCGCCAACAGGTGGCGGCGGGATATTCCCGATGATCGTCACTACGATTTTAACGATTGTCATTTCACTTTTAATCGCAACACCAATCGGAATTCTGGCAGCTGTTTATTTACACGAGTATGCAAAGCAGGGACGTCTCGTACGCATCATTCGTTATGCGACAGAAAGTTTAACAGGGATTCCATCGATTATTTACGGTTTATTCGGTGCCGTATTCTTCGTAGCGATATTAAAGCTGGGGATGTCGATCATTGCAGCATCATTAACATTAACGATTATCGTATTGCCGGTCATCATCCGTACGACAGAAGAAGCATTGAAAACAGTGCCGGCAACATATCGTGAAGGCTCGCTGGCATTAGGAACAACGAAATTACAAACATTGATCAAAGTAATTTTGCCAAGTGCAATGCCGGGAATTTTATCCGGAATCATCCTATCGATCGGCCGTATTGTCGGTGAATCGGCAGCGATTTTCCTGACAGCAGGGACAGTGGCGGCAATGCCATCAAGTATTTTCTCATCTGCCCGCACATTGACGGTCCACTCGTATTTAGTAACACAGGAAGCCGGCGATATCGGACTTGCAGCGGCAATCGGGATTGTTTTAATCGTCATAATTTTAGTATTGAATTTAACGGCAACATATATTTCGAAAAAATTAAACAAAGCGGACTATTAA
- the pstC gene encoding phosphate ABC transporter permease subunit PstC: protein MNTQNRNEVEQQISKGNKRKYFLESLSSKIFLACALLSVVSLLLIVGFVFYKGANPFVTGGYSFFDFLFGSDWVPSEDKFGIFPMIVASIYATIGALVIGVPIGLLTAIFLAEIAPKSVAKIVSPAIQLLAGIPSVLYGVFGLAIIVPFLQDNLGLARGQSLIAVILVLAIMMLPTIVTVAETAIRAVPKTYREGSLALGVSQIGTIFKVVVPAAKSGIMAAIVLGLGRALGETMAVILVAGNSLIIPTSLTDSVRPLTTNIALEMGYAAGTHQEMLFATGIVLFSFILILNFVLARITAKGAQ from the coding sequence GTGAACACACAAAACAGAAACGAAGTAGAACAGCAAATAAGCAAAGGCAATAAGCGAAAATACTTTTTAGAAAGCTTATCATCGAAAATATTTTTAGCATGTGCGCTTCTATCGGTAGTGAGCTTACTGCTAATCGTAGGATTCGTATTTTATAAAGGTGCAAACCCATTTGTAACAGGCGGCTATAGCTTCTTCGACTTCCTTTTTGGCAGTGATTGGGTACCATCGGAAGACAAATTCGGTATTTTCCCGATGATTGTTGCATCAATTTACGCAACGATCGGGGCACTTGTGATCGGGGTACCAATCGGATTGTTAACAGCGATTTTCTTGGCGGAGATTGCGCCGAAATCAGTAGCTAAAATCGTATCACCGGCAATTCAGCTTTTGGCTGGTATTCCGTCCGTATTATACGGGGTATTCGGTTTAGCGATTATTGTACCGTTTTTACAGGACAATCTGGGATTAGCACGCGGACAAAGTTTAATCGCCGTCATTTTAGTATTGGCGATCATGATGTTACCGACAATTGTAACAGTTGCTGAAACAGCGATCCGTGCAGTGCCGAAAACATATCGTGAAGGTTCACTTGCTTTAGGTGTTTCACAAATTGGGACAATCTTTAAAGTTGTTGTACCGGCTGCGAAATCTGGTATTATGGCAGCAATCGTTCTTGGACTAGGCCGTGCATTAGGTGAAACGATGGCCGTTATTTTAGTTGCAGGAAACTCGTTGATCATCCCGACAAGCCTGACTGACAGTGTGCGTCCATTGACGACAAACATTGCACTTGAAATGGGCTATGCGGCAGGAACACATCAGGAAATGCTGTTTGCAACAGGGATTGTATTATTCTCATTCATCTTAATTTTAAACTTTGTACTGGCACGTATTACAGCGAAGGGAGCTCAGTAA